Within the Pseudomonas orientalis genome, the region AGCTGGCGTCGCCCAGGCCAATGACCGCACCGGGCAGGCCGCGCCAGGCGGCAGGCAGTTGATCGCGAATACTCGAATACAGCGGCTGCAGGTTGTCGGGTAATTCGCCCATGCCGGTGGTCGATGTGACCGCCAGGAACGCCTCGGGGGCGAAGGCCTGCACCTGCGCCAGCGTGGCGCGCGGATCGTGCCAGGCTTCAAAACCCGCTGCGTTGAGGATGTCCCGGGCGTGGCGGGCGACTTCTTCTGCCGTGCCGTAGACCGAGCCGGAAAGGATGGCGACTTTCATCAATCTGATCCTGTCATTGAACGAAAGCGTAGGATATTAGCAGCTGCACCAGGGTTTCAGTGCCTGCCGTGCAACATTCAGAATTTGCCATAAACTTGCACCATCGGAACACGCCATGGAACGTTCAATGATTAACCCCAAGTTGCTGCAGATGGTTGTCAACGCGTCCAACGACGGCATCGTCGTTGCCGAACGCGAGGGCGACGAGAAGCCGCTGATCTACGTCAACCCCGCGTTCGAACGTCTGACCGGCTACACCCTGGACGAGATTCTCTATCAGGATTGCCGTTTCCTGCAGTCGGGTGATCGCGACCAGCCGGCCCTGATGGCGATCCGCGAGGCGCTCGACAGTGGCGGCGCCTGCCGCGAGATCGTGCGCAACTACCGCAAGGACGGCACGCACTTCTGGAACGAACTCTCGGTATCCACGGTGTACAACGCCGCCGACCAGCAGACGTATTTCGTCGGTGTGCAAAAAGACGTCACCACTCAGGTAAAGGCGCAGCAACGCGTGGCTCAGCTGGAAGCCCAGGTGGCCGAGCTTAAGGCCGAGCTGGCGGCGCTCAAGTCAACGAGCGGCGTTAACAAGCTGTAAAAAATGCCTTCTTTAGAGCAATAATGGCCTTTTAATGCGCAACCTTTGAGCTATATCAATGCACCGCGATGCTCTACTGACTCAGGACGAGCTGGATTTTATCCAGAACATGCAGCACAACCCGCAGCTCAACCTGCGGGATGCAGGGTCGAGCCTGACGGTCAATGGCGGTGCACAGATTCGCGACCTGCTGACCCGGTTGGCCGCCCATGACCAGGTCACCATCCAGGCGCAATTCGACAATCAGCAACTGACCTTCCCTCTGCATCTGGTAGAGGATGAATTTCATGCAGTGCATCTTCGGTTGGGCGTGCCGAGTATTTTTGAAGACGGGCCGATGGTCCGCCCATGGCGCCTGGCCCTTGAAGAGCCGGTGGCCCTGGAGAACAGCAAGGGCTACGCCAGCGCCCTGTGGGTGCATGAAGTGTCATTCAAAGGTGTGCTGGTAGAAGGGCGTGGCCGAGCCAGACCGCCGAAAACCTTCTCGTTGTGGTTCAGCCCGTCCGGTTACGAACGCATTGCGCTGCGCGGTACGTTGGAGCGGGAAACCGCCCGGGGATTGTTCGCCTACCGCCTGAATCAGAGTGACTCGGATGAAATCGAGCGCCTGCGCCAGTTCATCCTGCACCAGCATCGTCTGGTGCATCCGCATGTACATGCATGAGATCAGGTATCCAGGCCGCCACTGAGAAACTGCTGCAGAAGCTGCTGCATCTGACGCCCTTCACTGCCCAGGCAGCCAATGGACGTACCGGCCAGATCAGCCTGCACCAGGTCCGATGCAGCACCCGCCAGAAACAGCGGGCAGTTGAGGGTCAATGCCAGCCGGTTCAAGCGCGCTTCCAGGTCCTGCTTGTGTGCGTGGTTGGAGAAAATGACCATCGCCTGGGGGCGGATCTTTTCACAGACAAGGGTCAACTCCTCGACCGGCTGACCCAGGCCCAGCACCTTCACGGTCAAATCCTCCCCGCTCATCAGCAGCGCCGCCACCAAAAGCTCAAGTTTTCGGCACTCACCCGGCATGGCGCAGAGTAACACGCGGGGGGCCGCCGATGCGCTGGCTATCTGTAGACGCAGGAGCGTCTGCACGCGCAGGAAAGCGTCGAAAAACAGCCACTCGCTGGCCTGGCCGAAACCGCCCTGATGGCGCAGCAGGTCGTTCCACAGCGGCATCAGGATGTCCTGGAACGCGACGTTCAAGGGATAGCTCGAGAAAATCTGACCGTACACGCTTTCCAACTGGCGATCATCGAAAGCACTGATGGCCTGCAGCAGCCGAGCCCGCCACTGCGGCCATTCGCTGTCTGCAACCGCGTCGCGCTCGGCACGCAGCGCGTCGACCTGTTGAGCGTCACGGGCCAGAAGTTTGCCTACCTTGCTCACCGCGACGCCACGTTCAGTCCATTCGAGAATACGATTGACCGTCTCGATATCGCCCCTGGAGTAAAGGCGGTGCCCGCTTTCGGTGCGCACGGGCCGGATCAGACCATAGCGCCGCTCCCACGCCCGCAGCGTGACCGGATTGACGCCTGTCAATCTTGCGACTTCTCGAATGGGGAACAGTTGCGCCGAATCAATCGATGCCAGCTGCAAAGTGCTATCAGTCGGGGCAGTAATCACGTTATTTCTGACAAAAGTCACCAGGATTGGAGCCGCATTTAACGCCTTTAAACCTGTCTTTTTCAAGCTCCCTGGACTTCGGACCAATGTCACTGGCGTATTTTCCCAAAACAGGAATAATCCTTGCCTGTTTTTTCAGCGCAGTGGCACTACCCGCCGCTGCGCTCGTGCGCTGCCTACCCGGCCAAGCGCACCCGTTTATCTGGAGATACACAATGTCTACCTCTCCCGTCACCTTGATGGTTGCGCGCCGTGTGGCCAAAGGTCGCTATGAAGAACTGATGGCCTGGCTGCGCGAAGGCGAGCAACTGGCCACCGATTTTCCCGGTTACCTGGGCTCCGGCGTGCTCGCACCGCCTCCCCATGATGATGAATTCCAGATTATCTTCCGCTTCGCCGATGAAAAGACCCTGCATGCCTGGGAGTTTTCCGCGTCGCGCAGTGCCTGGCTGAGCCGTGGCAGCGAGCTGTTTGCCGACCCGTCCGAGCACCGTGTCAGTGGCATCGATGGCTGGTTCGGCGCCGTCGGCGCACGCCCGCCGCGCTGGAAACAGGCGGTGGCGATCTGGCTGGCGTTTTTCCCGGTGTCGCTGCTGTTCAATTTCGGCCTGGCCCCCCTGCTCGGCGAGTTGGACCTGTTCAGCCGGGTGCTGGTCAGCACCCTGGCGCTCACACCGTTGATGGTTTACTTCTTTATCCCGTTATCGACTCATCTACTGGCGAACTGGCTGCACCCGACGCCGTCCCGCAAGGCCGGCGAAGCCGCTGCCTGAGTACAGGGGGGGCGGGTCGCTGGTATAGTTTGCATCTGCCAGCGACTCGAGCCTCCCATGACTGCAACCAACGCCCCGATCCTGATCACCGGTGCCGGCCGGCGTGTCGGCCTGTATTGCGCCGAGCGCCTGCTGGACGAAGGGCAACCGGTGATCTTCAGCTACCGCAGCGAACGTCCGGGTGTGCAGCAATTGCGCGAACGCGGCGCGGTCGGCCTGTTTGCCGATTTTTCCAGCGAGGCGGGAATCCTGGCGTTCATCGCTGAGCTGAAGTCACGTACCGACGCGCTGCGTGCGATCATCCACAACGCTTCGGCCTGGGTCGCGGAAACGCCGGGCGACGAAAGCCGCGCCTTTATCGATATGTTCAGCGTGCACATGCTTGCGCCGTACCTGATCAACCTGCATTGTTCCCCCCTGCTGCAACGCTCGACACCGGCCGACATCGTGCATATCAGCGACGATGTGGTGCGCAAGGGCAGCCGTCAGCACATGGCCTATTGCGCCACCAAGGCCGGTCTCGACAGCCTCACGCTGTCGTTTGCCGCGCAGTTCGCACCGTTGATCAAGGTCAACGGCATTGCGCCGGCCATGGTGATGTTCAATGAAGGCGACGACGCGGCCTATCGCGACAGGGTCCTGGCCAAGTCGGCACTGGGCATCGAGCCCGGGCCGCAAGTGATCTACCAGAGTGTGCGTTACCTGCTGGACAACCCCT harbors:
- a CDS encoding flavodoxin, with amino-acid sequence MKVAILSGSVYGTAEEVARHARDILNAAGFEAWHDPRATLAQVQAFAPEAFLAVTSTTGMGELPDNLQPLYSSIRDQLPAAWRGLPGAVIGLGDASYGDTFCGGGEQLRELFGELGVREVLPMLRLDASESVTPESDAEPWLAEFVTALQQ
- a CDS encoding PAS domain-containing protein, translating into MINPKLLQMVVNASNDGIVVAEREGDEKPLIYVNPAFERLTGYTLDEILYQDCRFLQSGDRDQPALMAIREALDSGGACREIVRNYRKDGTHFWNELSVSTVYNAADQQTYFVGVQKDVTTQVKAQQRVAQLEAQVAELKAELAALKSTSGVNKL
- a CDS encoding MerR family transcriptional regulator, whose protein sequence is MTAPTDSTLQLASIDSAQLFPIREVARLTGVNPVTLRAWERRYGLIRPVRTESGHRLYSRGDIETVNRILEWTERGVAVSKVGKLLARDAQQVDALRAERDAVADSEWPQWRARLLQAISAFDDRQLESVYGQIFSSYPLNVAFQDILMPLWNDLLRHQGGFGQASEWLFFDAFLRVQTLLRLQIASASAAPRVLLCAMPGECRKLELLVAALLMSGEDLTVKVLGLGQPVEELTLVCEKIRPQAMVIFSNHAHKQDLEARLNRLALTLNCPLFLAGAASDLVQADLAGTSIGCLGSEGRQMQQLLQQFLSGGLDT
- a CDS encoding antibiotic biosynthesis monooxygenase, with amino-acid sequence MSTSPVTLMVARRVAKGRYEELMAWLREGEQLATDFPGYLGSGVLAPPPHDDEFQIIFRFADEKTLHAWEFSASRSAWLSRGSELFADPSEHRVSGIDGWFGAVGARPPRWKQAVAIWLAFFPVSLLFNFGLAPLLGELDLFSRVLVSTLALTPLMVYFFIPLSTHLLANWLHPTPSRKAGEAAA
- the folM gene encoding dihydromonapterin reductase; the protein is MTATNAPILITGAGRRVGLYCAERLLDEGQPVIFSYRSERPGVQQLRERGAVGLFADFSSEAGILAFIAELKSRTDALRAIIHNASAWVAETPGDESRAFIDMFSVHMLAPYLINLHCSPLLQRSTPADIVHISDDVVRKGSRQHMAYCATKAGLDSLTLSFAAQFAPLIKVNGIAPAMVMFNEGDDAAYRDRVLAKSALGIEPGPQVIYQSVRYLLDNPYVTGTTLTVNGGRHIK